The nucleotide sequence TCCGCCTCGGCTGCCATCTCCTCGTAGCGGGCCAGACGGGCCTTCGACTTGGCCTGGCGCCCCTTGGCGTTGCTGCGCACCCAGTCGAGCTCCTCGGAGAGGCGCTTGGCGAGTTTCGCGTCCTTCTTGCCCTGGACCTCGAGGCGCTCGCGCTTCTTCTCGAGGTAGGTCGAGTAGTTGCCCTCGTACGGGTACAGGTGACCGCGGTCGACCTCGGCGATCCACTCGGCCACGTGGTCGAGGAAGTACCGGTCGTGGGTCACGGCGAGAACGGCGCCGTGGTACTTGGCCAGGTGCTGCTCGAGCCAGAGCACGCTCTCGGCGTCGAGGTGGTTGGTGGGCTCGTCGAGGAGCAGGAGGTCCGGCTTCTGCAGCAGCAGCTTGCAGAGCGCGACACGGCGCTTCTCACCACCGGAGAGCGTGTGGACCGGCCAGTCCCCCGGCGGGCAGCGGAGCGCATCCATCGCCTGGTCGAGCTGCGAGTCGAGGTCCCAGGCGTCGGCGGCGTCGATCTGCTCCTGCAGCGTGCCCATCTCGGCGAGGAGCGTGTCGAAATCGGCGTCCGGGTCGGCGAGCAGGCCGGAGATCTCGTTGAAGCGGTCGACCTTCTGCTTGATCTCTCCCACGCCCTCCTGGACGTTCTCGAGGACGGTCTTGTTCTCGTCGAGCTCGGGCTCCTGCATGAGGATGCCGACCGTGTAGCCGGGGCTGAGCTTGGCGTCGCCGTTGGAGGGCGTGTCCAGACCGGCCATGATCTTCAGGATGGTGGACTTACCGGCGCCGTTGGGACCCACGACGCCGATCTTCGCTCCCGGCAGGAACGCCATCGTGACATCGTCGAGGATCACCTTGTCGCCGACCGCCTTGCGGGCGCGCACCATCGAGTAAATGTATTCGGCCACTCTTCTTCTTCAACTCCCTGTCGTCGGCTTACTGCCGTATTCGAGGATACCGGCCCTGCGCCGCCTCCCGGGCGGCTCCGGCCCTACCAGTCGATCGGACGGGTCTGCCCGATAAGGCAGTTCCCGGTGGACAGCACGGGCGTCACCATGCTGGAGTATCCGCCCGCGTCGGCGCCGTTCTGGCCGATCAGGCAGGTGTCGCCCATCCGCACCGAGAACTGGATCGAGTTCGCCTTGAGCCCGATGGTCGTCGTGTCGACGGTCACCTGCATGTCGGCCTTGGTGAAACCGGCCTTGACGAGCGCGTCGATGAAGTCACGACCCTGGGCGTTCGGGTTCGCAGCGAGCGTCGCATGGTTCACCGTGTCGAAGTAGGCGAGGTTCTCCTGCGCCGTGCCGCCCGGCACCAGCCCAGCCGGCGTCGGTGTTGCCGTGCTCGTGGCCGTCGGTGTCGCGGTGGGTGTCACGGACGCCTTGGGCGTGGAGCCCGTGCACCCGGCGAGGGCGAGCGCAACGGTCAGTCCGGCCACCAGTGTGAGAGCTGACGCGGCGGGCGAACCAGCCCGGCGGACCACGGAAGACGGCATATCCGGCATCTTAGGGTGCCGCCGCTGGGATTCCCTCGGGAGGTGCCGATACAGGATCACCGTCGGTATCCGCTCCGGCCGCCCGCGTGAACCGCGATCGCCCCCAGGTGAGGTCGTGCCCGATCGACTCCGCCTCGATCTCGACCGTCATGCCCTGCTTCTCGCCCGTCCACTCGCGCAGGCACAGCCGCCCGGCGACCAGCACGGGATCGCCCTTCGTGATGGACTCCGCGGTGCCCAGAGCGAGACGCCGGAAGGCGCTCACGGTGTACCAGTTGCTGCCGCCGTCCTCCCAGGAGGACGCCTGGCGGTTGTAGCGGCGGTGCGTGGTGACGAGCCGGAAACTCGTGATCGGCACGCCGCCCTCGGTGACGAGGTGACGGGGCTCGGTGGCGACGAAGCCGCGGACGGCCACGGTGTCGGACATGTTCTCCTCTTCTCTGCGCCCGCTCCTGCGGCGGGCACAACCCCAGCCTCGCCGGTCGCGTGCGTCGGCGGCCGGGGATCAGCGGATCTGTGGAGAACGGGCGGAACCCGAAAGAGGTGGACGGATTCAGGCCGCCACGTAGTCCGCGTAGGAGGCGCGGATCTTGTTCACCTTCGGCAGGGCGACGGCGAGGCAGTACCCCTGGCCCGGGTTCTTCGCGAAGAAGTCCTGGTGGTACTCCTCGGCGCGGTAGAACGGCCCGAGCGGGTCGATCGTTGTCACGATCCCGCCGTCCCAGTACTCGGCAGCGCGGTCGCGCGCACCCTCGAACAGCTCGCGCTCGTGCTCGCTGTCGTAGAACATCGCCGAGCGGTACTGGGTCCCGATGTCGTTGCCCTGCCGGTTCAGCTGGCGCGGGTCGTGCAGCGTGAAGAAGACGTCGAGGATGACGCTCGGCGGGATGACCTCGGGGTCGAACGTGACCGCCACCGCCTCCGCGTGGCCGGTGCGGCCGGTGCACACCTCCTCGTAGGTCGGATCGACGGTCGTCCCGCCGGTGTAGCCGGACACGACATCCTGCACGCCGCGGAGCACGCGGTACACGGCATCCAGGCACCAGAAGCATCCGCCTGCCAGCACGAAGGTCTGCATGGGGTCCCCTTTCGATCGTCGCCTCCATTCTGCCGCGCGGCGCGGACGTCGTGCGCGGCGGACGCCGTGCCCGTTTGACGACACGACGGAAAGGGTCCGCGTCGAGGTGGACAACCGCGGCTACCATCACGGCATGCAGTGGTGGAATGACTTCGTCGATTGGCTCACGTCGCCGGCCGCGCGCCCGGCGATCTTCTACGCGGCGGTCCTCGCGGTCGCCGTGATCGTCTCCGGCCTGATCTCCGCATGGATCGCCCGAGGCGCCCTCAAGAGACTCCTCTCCCGCACCGACCGCCAGCAGAAGGCGTCCGCGATCGCCGCGCTCGTCGACGCCGCGACCGAGGCCTCCGTCTGGAACTCCCTCACCCCTGCCGAGCAGGTGCTCTCCGACCGCGCCGTCGGCCAGGCCGACATCATGGTCCGGCTGCTCCCGATCAAGACGGCAGGCCTCGCGGCCACCTGGGCGGGCCACCAGCTCGCCGAGATGAAGCGCGCGTCGGCCACCTTCGGCTACCAGCTCGATCCCGCGATCGCGGAGTTCCGCGACCGCCTGCTCGAGTGGCAGAACAACCCGCGCCGCGCCCGCCGCATCTTCCAGAGCGACCTCGAGCGGTGGCGGTTCGAGAACACCGACACCGAGCGCTCGCTGATCGCCCAGCAGGATGCCTGGGTCGCCCAGCAGCACCACGAGCAGTACGCCGCACCGGCGACCGCGGCGGCTCCCGCGACGGCTGCGCCCGCGCGGGACGACACCGCCGAGACGAACCCGTTCGTCCAGGCCGCGGCGGCCGGCGCTCAGCAGCAGGACACGTCGCCTACCAGCCGCCTGGGCCAGCCCGTCTGACGACCTCCGCTTCGGCGGCAACGCACTCCACCCGACACGAAGGGCGCCGGCATCACGCCGGCGCCCTTCGTCGTTCCTCGGACAGCTCAGCGGCTGTACGCGGTCTCGCCCCACCACGAGTCGAACATGCTCGCCGGCGGCTGCCGCTTGTGCTCGGTCGCCCGGTATCGCGCCTCCAGCGCCTCCGCGACCTCGTCCGACACGTCCTTCCCCTCGAGGAAGTCGTCGATGTCGACGTACGTCAGCCCCAGGTTGTCCTCGTCGGTCTGGCCCGGGTTGAGGTCGAGCAGGTCGGCCGTCGGCGCCTTCTCGTACAGCCGGGCGGGTGCACCCAGGTGCGCGAGCAGCTGCTTGCCCTGCCGCTTGGTGAGGCCGCTCAGCGGGAGGATGTCCGTGCCGCCGTCGCCGTACTTGGTGAAGAAACCGGTCACCGCCTCGGCCGCGTGGTCCGTGCCGATCACGAGCAGAGTGCGCTGGCCGGCGATCGCGTACTGGGCGACCATGCGGATGCGCGCCTTGACATTGCCTTTCACGAAGTCGGTCATCGGCTCCCCGAGCGCATCCGCGTACTCGTCCTCGACGCCGTCGGTGCCGCGCTGGATGTTGAAGACGACCGAGCTCTTCGGCTGGATGAAGGACAGCGCCAGTTGCGCGTCCTCCTCGTCCCGCTGCACGGCGTAGGGCAGACGGACCGCGATGAAGTCGGCGTCCGTCCCCTCCGCCGCGAGACGCTCGACCGCCAGCTGGGCGAGCCGCCCGGCGAGGCTGGAGTCCTGGCCACCGCTGATGCCGAGGACGAAACCGGCCGCACCCGTCGCCCGGAGGTAGTCGACCAGGAAGCCGACACGTCGCTCGATCTCGGCGGCGGGGTCGATCTCCGGACGGACGTGCAGCTCTTCGATGATCTGTGCCTGAAGTTCGCGCATGACGCCAGATTATCCCCGTCCGGTTTCGCCCATGTGAACGCGACCGTTCTCTCACGAACGGTCTGCCGCGAACGCCGTGCCGGTCGCTAGCATGCGCCCATGGAACCCGCCGTATCGAGCGTCGTGCTCGTCCCCCTCCTCGGCGTCCTGGCCGCGCTCCTCACCACGGCGGTCGGGCGGTTCGTGAAGATCCCGCTCGTGGTGTTCGAGATCGTCCTCGGCCTGATCATCGGCCCCAGCGTCCTCGGCTGGGTGCCGGAGACGGCCGGCCTGGATGCGATCGCCAACTTCGGCCTGGCCTTCCTGTTCTTCATGGCGGGCAACGAGATCGACTTTCCGGCCATCGCCGGCCGGCCGCTGAGACGTGCCTCACTGGGCTGGCTGTTCTCGCTGGTGTTCGCGATCGTGCTCGCCACGCTCATCGCGGGATCGATCGTCCCCGGCGTCTACATCGGCATCGCACTCACGTCGACGGCCCTCGGGACGCTGATGCCGGTGCTGCGCGACGCCGGCGAGATGCACACGCCGTTCGGACGCGTCGTCACCGCGGTCGGCGCCGTCGGCGAGTTCGGCCCGCTGCTCGCGATCTCGCTGTTCCTCAGCGGCCGGAAACCGTTCGCCGCCGCCCTGGTGCTGATCGGGTTCGCCGTGATCGCCGGCGCAGCGATCTGGTTCGCCTCCCGCGGCGGCCACGAGCGCTTCCACCGGCTCGTCCGGGCGACGCTGCACACCAGCGGCCAGTTCGCCGTTCGGTTCGTGGTGTGCGTCATCGCGGCCCTCGTCGGGCTGAGCATCGCCCTCGGACTCGACATGCTGCTCGGCGCGTTCGCCGCGGGGGTGCTCTGCCGCATCCTGCTCTCCGGGGCGAAGCCGGAGGACGCGCATCACATCGAGAGCAAGCTGGAGGCCGTCGCCTTCGGCGTGCTGGTGCCGGTGTTCTTCATCAACACGGGCATCGGCTTCGACCTGAAGGCGCTGCTCGGCGACCCGCGGGCACTGATCCTGCTGCCGATCTTCCTCGTCCTGCTGCTCCTCCTGCGCGGTGTCCCCGCGTCGTTCCTCGTGCCACCGGGCTCGACGTTCCGCGACCGGGCGGCACTGACGCTGTTCAGCGCGACCGGGCTGCCGATCATCGTCGCGGTGACCGCGATCGGCGTGCGGGAACACGATCTGCAGGTCGGGACCGCGACGGCCCTGGTCGGAGCGGGGATGCTGTCGGTGCTGCTCTTCCCGCTGATCGCGCTGACCCTCCGCCGGAAGTCGGCGGACGGCGGCGTGCGGCCCTCAGATCCGGACGCGGTGCCGATCGAAGGCTGAGCCGGCTCAGGCCACGCGGCTGACGGCGCGGGCCAGGATCGCGGTGGTCAGCGCATCCACCGGCTCCCGAGCGGCCGACGGGTTGGACAGCAGCGTGAAGTCGACGTGGCCGAGCTCCGGCAGCCCGAAGCGGTTCGTCACCTTGATCAGATCGGTGGGGATGAGCGACCGCGGGAAGACGGCGACACCGATTCCCGCCCGGACCGCGGCGAGCACGCCGTTCACCTCGCGGGTGTTACACGTGATCCGCCAGGTGCGGCCCGCCGCCTCCAGCGCGTCGATCGCGACCTGACGACTGAGGCTCGGACCCTGGTACGAGATGAGCGGCACGGGCCCGTCCGGATCGAGCACGGTCTTCTCCTGCCCCATCCACACCAGCTCGTCGGTCGCCACGACCGCACCCTCCGTCGTGCCCGGCGTCTGCTTGATGAAGATGAGGTCGAGCTGGCCTGCCTTCAGCTTGCGGTGCAGCGGGCCGGACTGGTCGACGGTCAGCTCGAGGTTGATCTGCGGGTTCTGCTGGCGGAAATGTCGAAGGATGCGCGGGAGCGTCGTGATCGCGAGATCGTCTGCCGCGCCGAAACGCAGGCGCCCGCGCATGGCCGACCCGCTGAAGTAGCTCTCCGCCTCGGCGTGCGCGGCCAGGATGGTGCGGGCGAAGCCGGCCATCGCATCCCCGTTGTCCGTCAGCCGCACCTCACGCGTGTCGCGGGCGATGAGCTGACGCTTCGCCGCCTGCTCGAGTTTGCGGATGTGCTGGCTCACGGTCGGCTGGCTGATGCCCAGCCGCCCGGCGGCCTTGGTGAAGCTCCGCGTGTCGGCGACGGCGAGGAAGGTCTGCAGCAGTACCGGGTCGAACATTCCGCATCCATTCGAAAAGCCAATGGGACTTATAGCCGTGATCGGCTCCAAGAATAGTCCGGATTGCGTAGGGTCGAAGGGAGACTTCATACGGAACCAGCGACGACATCGAGGTAACACGCAGTGGCGCACTCCCCCGCAGCCGCCCCGCCCACCGGACCCATGCCGGTCCTCTCCACCCGGCCGCCGTGGCGCGAGACGTTCGCCTCGCTGCGGGTGCCGAACTACCGCCGGTTCGCGGCGAGCAACCTGGTCGCCAACACGGCGGTGTGGATGCAGCGCATCGCGATGGACTGGCTGGTGCTGCAGCTGTCCGGAAGCGTCGCCGCCGTCGGCGT is from Leifsonia sp. 466MF and encodes:
- the ettA gene encoding energy-dependent translational throttle protein EttA — its product is MAEYIYSMVRARKAVGDKVILDDVTMAFLPGAKIGVVGPNGAGKSTILKIMAGLDTPSNGDAKLSPGYTVGILMQEPELDENKTVLENVQEGVGEIKQKVDRFNEISGLLADPDADFDTLLAEMGTLQEQIDAADAWDLDSQLDQAMDALRCPPGDWPVHTLSGGEKRRVALCKLLLQKPDLLLLDEPTNHLDAESVLWLEQHLAKYHGAVLAVTHDRYFLDHVAEWIAEVDRGHLYPYEGNYSTYLEKKRERLEVQGKKDAKLAKRLSEELDWVRSNAKGRQAKSKARLARYEEMAAEAERTRKLDFEEIQIPPGPRLGQIVIDAKNLEKGFGDRKLIDGLTFTLPRNGIVGVIGPNGVGKTTLFKTIVGLEPLDGGDLKVGETVQISYVDQTRGGIDPNKNVWEVVSDGLDYIQVGKTEVPSRAYVSTFGFKGPDQQKKAGVLSGGERNRLNLALTLKQGGNLLLLDEPTNDLDVETLSSLENALLEFPGCAVVITHDRWFLDRIATHILAYEGTEENPADWYWFEGNFEAYEENKVDRLGPDAAKPHRSAYRKLTRD
- a CDS encoding DUF6993 domain-containing protein, producing the protein MPSSVVRRAGSPAASALTLVAGLTVALALAGCTGSTPKASVTPTATPTATSTATPTPAGLVPGGTAQENLAYFDTVNHATLAANPNAQGRDFIDALVKAGFTKADMQVTVDTTTIGLKANSIQFSVRMGDTCLIGQNGADAGGYSSMVTPVLSTGNCLIGQTRPIDW
- a CDS encoding single-stranded DNA-binding protein, with translation MSDTVAVRGFVATEPRHLVTEGGVPITSFRLVTTHRRYNRQASSWEDGGSNWYTVSAFRRLALGTAESITKGDPVLVAGRLCLREWTGEKQGMTVEIEAESIGHDLTWGRSRFTRAAGADTDGDPVSAPPEGIPAAAP
- the msrA gene encoding peptide-methionine (S)-S-oxide reductase MsrA → MQTFVLAGGCFWCLDAVYRVLRGVQDVVSGYTGGTTVDPTYEEVCTGRTGHAEAVAVTFDPEVIPPSVILDVFFTLHDPRQLNRQGNDIGTQYRSAMFYDSEHERELFEGARDRAAEYWDGGIVTTIDPLGPFYRAEEYHQDFFAKNPGQGYCLAVALPKVNKIRASYADYVAA
- the nadE gene encoding ammonia-dependent NAD(+) synthetase, producing the protein MRELQAQIIEELHVRPEIDPAAEIERRVGFLVDYLRATGAAGFVLGISGGQDSSLAGRLAQLAVERLAAEGTDADFIAVRLPYAVQRDEEDAQLALSFIQPKSSVVFNIQRGTDGVEDEYADALGEPMTDFVKGNVKARIRMVAQYAIAGQRTLLVIGTDHAAEAVTGFFTKYGDGGTDILPLSGLTKRQGKQLLAHLGAPARLYEKAPTADLLDLNPGQTDEDNLGLTYVDIDDFLEGKDVSDEVAEALEARYRATEHKRQPPASMFDSWWGETAYSR
- a CDS encoding cation:proton antiporter, which encodes MEPAVSSVVLVPLLGVLAALLTTAVGRFVKIPLVVFEIVLGLIIGPSVLGWVPETAGLDAIANFGLAFLFFMAGNEIDFPAIAGRPLRRASLGWLFSLVFAIVLATLIAGSIVPGVYIGIALTSTALGTLMPVLRDAGEMHTPFGRVVTAVGAVGEFGPLLAISLFLSGRKPFAAALVLIGFAVIAGAAIWFASRGGHERFHRLVRATLHTSGQFAVRFVVCVIAALVGLSIALGLDMLLGAFAAGVLCRILLSGAKPEDAHHIESKLEAVAFGVLVPVFFINTGIGFDLKALLGDPRALILLPIFLVLLLLLRGVPASFLVPPGSTFRDRAALTLFSATGLPIIVAVTAIGVREHDLQVGTATALVGAGMLSVLLFPLIALTLRRKSADGGVRPSDPDAVPIEG
- a CDS encoding LysR substrate-binding domain-containing protein translates to MFDPVLLQTFLAVADTRSFTKAAGRLGISQPTVSQHIRKLEQAAKRQLIARDTREVRLTDNGDAMAGFARTILAAHAEAESYFSGSAMRGRLRFGAADDLAITTLPRILRHFRQQNPQINLELTVDQSGPLHRKLKAGQLDLIFIKQTPGTTEGAVVATDELVWMGQEKTVLDPDGPVPLISYQGPSLSRQVAIDALEAAGRTWRITCNTREVNGVLAAVRAGIGVAVFPRSLIPTDLIKVTNRFGLPELGHVDFTLLSNPSAAREPVDALTTAILARAVSRVA